ACGTGCTCGCCAACGAGGGATAGCCGTGTGATGGGCTGCCGTCGGCTTCAAACAGGCCGCGCAGGAACGCGCCGACAACCTGCGGCGGGCTTTGCCGGATCAGACGCGGCACGCACACGTCGGCGCTGCGGGCTTTATCGAGGCCATTGATGCGCAGGAACTCTTTGACGGTGCGGTTACTGATCAGATAGATCAACGAGGCGTCGTTTTCTTTTTGCTGCGCGCGGACATTGACGCCTTTGAACAGCCGCGCGATCAACGCTGGCATCTCGTCGATCAGGTAGCTATCGTGCGCTACGGCAACACCTAGCCGCCAGTCGCCCTCCTTAGCGGTCATAAACCCGTCGCCTGCCATATAGCCCAGGAAGAAGGCTAGCTCTTCGTCGAGCACCTGCGGCAGATCGACGATGTCTTGATTATGATGCCGGTGATCGGGCTTTTGCAGCGTTTGGAGCTTGCCCGCGTGCTGTCCCAGCTTGACAAGAATCGCATCGTCGCGCTGTAGCTCGTCCAGCCGTCGCCACTGCGGGCCGGTCCTGGTCATGACCTTAACTTTGTGATTGGGCGTGCCTGTAATGGTCAATCCCATATCGGTGTTGACGGTGAGCACGTCGGCGACGCCATTATTGAACACCTGCCGTGATAACCGCTGGCCTTCGTCGGTCATGACCACCAGTTGTTGCTCGCGCCAACCTCGTTTGGGATGCTCGACCATTTCGTCGAGGCGCAGGAGGCCCTTTTCGGTGAAGACGAGCGTATCGGGCGTCAGGCAGCCGCCCTGCTCGATCAGGCCGGTGACAAAGGAGTAGAGGCCGCCCCACGAGACAGAGCCGCTCGATCGACCGTTGACCCCTTTGACGTAGGCATGTCGTGGGCGCAGCGTCGAGAGGTTGATGCCAACGCCGCCGCCGCGTGACATAATCTCCATCATCTGCGACAGCGTCTCGACGATGCCGCGCCGCGAGTCGTGGGGGCTTGGCACCACGTAGCAGTTCGATACCACGACGCCCGCCGAGACGAACGAGTGATCGTCCTCAACCTCGATGTCGAGAACCACGCCGCTATAATCTTCGATCGCGATCTCATCGATCCGCAGCCAGCGCAAGCCATCGTGCTCAAAATAGTATTTAAGATCGATCTCGTGTGCTGGCGCTTCGACGCCGAAAAAGTCTTTGAAGAGCGGGCCGCACTCATGCGCGGTTGCCTGGATACGATAGGCCGGTCGGCGTCCCAGGCGATGCGTATTTTCTTTGATCGAGAAGAGATAGCCCAACCGCAGGAGCAACTGATGGACCTGGGTTGCCAGCACGCGGTTCGAGAGCAAGATGCCGAGCTTGTTGTCGGAGATATAGCCGTCGGCGGTGAATAGCCCTTTGAGCAGCGCGAGCGTTAAGTCGTGGGGGAGCTGCAAGAGATGCGCCGGAATGCGCTTACCGTAGCTGTAGCAGCCGAAGAACGCTTTGAAGAACTGTCCAAGCGCCATCGAGTTGGCCCAGAGGTCAAGCCAGCGCTCGGTGCTGCTCAGTTTCAGCGCCGTGGGCACGCCGAATTTGTCTTGGATGATACGTGCGATGTGCTCGGCCTCTTCGGACTCGTCCAGCCCGAATACGATCTTAATACCCGATGGAATATTGGTTTGAGAGCGATGATTGACATTGCCATCGCCGAGCCAGCGCCCAAAGAGATAGCACAGATCGGCATCGATTACCAGCCGATCCTTGACATCGTAGCGGGTGCCGCCCGCTTTGAGATGACCGTGATCATCGCTGCGCTGCTGGGGTTTGAACAGCTTGCCGTCGCGCTGCTCGTAGCCCGCGATGTGCTCCGAGATGTAGATTGGATCTACCGGCGTTTCCTCGCCGTTATAGGCTGCTGCAAGAAAATCGCCTGGTTTTAGCTCTCTGGCAGGAATCCATTGGGCCTCCTGCTGGAGTCGCAGCCCATCGCGGCTTTTGTACTTATTGACCCACTCGGAGCGAATCGCCAGCACCTTGTGCTCGCCGGTGACACGCAGATCGTCATAGCCGAGCTTCTTCGTCTTGAAGATGTAGATCTGCTCTTCAGTCTCTCGCTCGAATGTATGCAGAACGCGCCGCAGCCGGTTACGATGCGTCACAACCAGATCGCCGACGTTGACCTCTGCAATCGGTCGATAGCCGGTCGCGGTCAGAATCTCCTGCTCCGGTGGCATGCAGTTATAAAATGTTAACTGCTGATCGGTTCCCGCCGCCGTGAGGATACGCCCGCCGGGCACAAACCGCCAGTCGTCGAGCAGCCACCCGAAGTTGGCCTCCCACTCGCGCTGCTTCTCGTCGCTGGTTTCGATCGCCGCGATGCCGCGCGCCACGCGCTCCATCATCTGCTCCGGCCTGGTTTCGAGCGGCTTATCCACGTCCTCAATGCCCTGCTCGGTGAGCGTGCCGTCGCGCAGCTCGATCGAGACGCGCCCGTTGCTCAGGCTGCGCACCGTCCCGATCTCGCGCTGGCGGGTCTTCTGATTGACGCAGACGATGACAGTATCGCCGACGGCCAGCGACTTCTTGGTCATATCTTTCAGCGCGTAACGATCGAGGAAGATCTTTTCGCCCAGCTCGTTGAGCACAGCCCTGGGCGGCGTAGCCTGACCATTCCCGTTACGCTTGGTTGCCGTCGAGCGACGCTGTTCTGTCGTTGCCATGAGCCTCCTCCTGTAGCTAGCCCGTCTTGATATTGTAAAATATTATGTCATACAAGCCATGCGTGGGTGATGCGGGCCGGTATGACATAATCCTAAATATAGACATAAAACACGTTGTGTAGCACTACATCTAGTATAGCCATCGTAGCACAGGCTCAAGATCCGTGTCAAGTACAAGAACATGACAAATTAATTGCGGAAAACACTATACAGCTACGTAAGATGCGCCAGGCACTCGGCGAGCGCAGGCGTAGCCGTGACTCAAGGCGCGCTGCTTGCTAGAATAACGAGCGAAAAAGAGAGGGGAGCGCTGCGCGGTACGTGCCTGATTGAACAGGCGTGGCTGATCTTGTGCTGTTGCTAGATATAGTAGCTTATCAACAGATTATCCACTAGATGTGGAAAAGTCCAGGGTGTGCGCGCGAGACGACGAATCATACGCACATGCAAATCGCCTATAATTAAAGGAGGAGCATCGAACGCAGCGCGCAGCGCCGCGAACGCTACGGCTTTCGGCAGCGGGCGCGCGCACGAGGGATAGCATAGACATCATGAATACAACACACCGTTTGCTTGAAACGTCGTGCGCCTGGTGTGGCTATAAAGGCGGCCTGAGCATCGTCGGGGAGCACGTGCATATCAGCAACGCGCAGGTAACGATGGAGCACGCCGTGGGTCGCTGCCCGGCGTGCGAGCGGACGACGGCGCTGGCTGAGTGGGGCCGCGATACGCGCTTCACCTACAAGGTATTGGAGTACAAGCGCTGGCTGCGTCGCTCGAACTGGGTCGCGGTCTACAACGTCGTATGCGCCTGGTGCGGCTCCAAGGCAACCGATCCCGCCGAGATCAACATCACGGTTGCCAATCCGGTGAGCGAGCGCTTCCGCTACGACCTCTACGCATGCCAGACGTGCAGCAAAGCAACCGCGATCTCATACCTGGGCGAGGTGCGCACCCACTGCGCGGTGCGCGACGATGTGTATCGGGCGCTCTGGTATTTAGACCCTGACTAAACCGGTTGTTTACTACACAGGCCCTACACTATCGGCCCGATTGTTGGGGTCTAAGACCTATGCTACAATGCTGCCGCGACTGAGATAGTCGTATGTTTTTTATGTTTTTTGTTACTGGATGCGTGTCATCTGTTTCGGACAAAGAGCGCTCCCGACGCCCTAGAGTCCATGCATTGCTGGATCGAAATCGATGAAGGAGTTTCCGCATGGCTATCGAATCTGAGCCTCGAAACGCAGGGAGGCGGATCATTACCCAAGCCGAGGCCGAGGCGATTGCCGCTAAAGCTCGGCCAGACCAGCCGCCGCCGCAACGCAAATCGCGGCTGGCGCTCACCCGGCGCGAGGCGCTGGTCTATGCCCTGGCAGGCTCCAGCGCGCTGGTGCTGGCAACTGCCAGCGCGGGCCTGGTCCAGCCCGATCCGACGAACGACCCCACCCTATCGGCGATCACACCTGAGTTTATCAAACAGAACGTGCCTGGCGGTTTTGCCTATCCCCGCTTCAAAGAAGGCGAGTTCGGCGGCAAGTTTACCCTGGCGAAGAAAGCCAACGAGTACACCGTGAACGATCCGCCCGATCTCAACGCGACCGGCAAGTTCTACATCGTCAAGGTTGCCGAGCCAGTGTCCACGACCGAGGGCGTAGTAGCCCAGCAAGGCGTTCAGGCGATCTACCAGGTCTGTACGCACCTTGGCTGTCTGATCCCGTTCCAGAAGGCCGAAAATCGCTTTATCTGCCCGTGCCACGGCTCAACCTTCGAGCGCAACAGCGACTATGTGCGCGGCCCGGCGGCGCGCAACCTCGATCAGTTCGTGCTTGAGGTCGGCGGCGACGGCACGATCGTCGTGGATACCGGCAAGCGCAGACAGGGCGCACCGGCATAGTCGAGCCAGCGCATAGCATCGTAACGGACACATAGCTTGAGGAAACACCCCGCGTCAACATTGTAGATATGCTGTTAGATTGGAGTTTCTATGGCGACTAGGCCAGCACGGCGGCCTCAAGGTCCGGCTCAGCGCCTCAAGGGCGCTTTGGTCGAGGCCAGCCGCTCGATCTTTCCATCGATGGGCGCTGCCGAGTGGCGCTCGGTTATTCGGGGTGAGCCCGCGCCGCGCCCCAACCCGCGCATGCGCGTGCATAGCAACAGCTTCTGGTATCACATTCGTCCGCGCGCGCTGCCCCAGGAGGCCACAGCCTGGTACTATACCTTTGGCCTGGGCTGGATGTCCTTCTTCTTCTTCATGCTGGAGTCGGTCACGGGCGCGATCCTGATGGTGTACTACACGCCGTCTCCGCTGCAAGCCTACGCCGACATGCAGAAAATCATCAGCGACGTTCCGCTTGGCCGTCTGCTGCGCAACATGCACCGTCTCGGCGCGCACTTTATGGTGGCGATCGTGATCCTGCATATGATGCGAACCTACTTCACGGCCTCCTATAAAGCGCCGCGCCAGTTCATCTGGGTGACAGGTATTGTCCTGCTGATCATGACGCTGGTGCTCTCGTTCTCCGGCTACCTGCTGCCGTGGGACCAGCTCGCCTACTGGGCGGTGACGATCGGCTCGTCGATGGCGGATGCCGCGCCGCTCTTTGGCAGCGCCGCGAACCTGCTGCTGCGTGGCGGTGTGGACATCGGCGCGGGCACGCTGCTGCGCTTCTACCTGCTGCACGTCTTCGCGCTGCCTGCGCTGACGATCCTGTTCATCAGCATCCACTACTACGCCGTCCGCAAGCAGGAGCTTTCGCCGATCCATGAGCTGTTCGCGCCGGATCATCCCAAGGGCTGGGGCAAGCCCACCAGGCGCAAAGTGCCGTTCCTGCCCGATCAGGTCTTCTTCGAGGTCGCGCTGGTGCTGCTGCTGACCTTTGCGTTCGTGGCGATCAACTACTTCTTCTGGGATGCCAAGCTCGAAAGCCACGCCAATCCGGGCGTCACGCCGCAGCACACCAAAGCGCCGTGGTATTTCCTCTGGCTCCAGGGCATGCTCAAGTTCGGCGATAAGATCCTCTTCGGCCTGGTGCTCGGCCCGATGGTCCTGGTGCTGCCGATCGTGCTGCCGTACCTCGACCGCAACCCGTCGCGGCGCTTCGCAGACCGCAAGGTCGCCATCACCAGCGGCATCATCGCGATGATCTTCTTCGGCTACGTCACGTACGCCGGTCTGCCGACCTACGGCATTCAACAGTCGGGCAGCCAGGAGATCCTGACCGAGTTCGTGCCGATCGAGGGCGAGGGCATCGTCGACGAGGTGCCGTGGAGCGCGCTGCCCGAAACACCCGTGGTCTACGAGGTCCGCGTGCAGAATGGCGGAGTCTCGCACACGATCACCGACCTGGATGGCAATGTGGTCGAAGAAAGCGCGCTGACGGCTGAGACACGTCATCTCTTCGAGGAGTTCGAGGAGGCTGTGGTGCATTGGACCGAGATCGATCCGCGCTTCTTGAACCCGGTGGCGCGGCTGTCGGTCGAGCCGTGGACCTACGTGCATGATGAGCGGACGCGAGAAGTTGTCAACGGGCCTGACGGCAAGCCTGCGGTCGCGGTCAAGCGCGCCTCGGTGGTGCTGAACTTCCAGTCGACCGAGGTCGATCCCAATACCAACAAGGTCAAGGCGCTCACGAATGAGGACGGCTCGCCGCAGATCAGCACGAGCCAGCAGACCGACTTCCTGCACCGCGACTCGCACCATAACCAGCTTGAGGAGAACGCTTCAGCGCCGCGCGAGGCGAGCAAGTAAACCGGGCGCAACGTGTTCGGGGCCGCAGCCGGTGCGCTGGCTGCGCCCCTCTGACGATAAAGGATCATCATGACTCGTAATATTTTGATCGCGACGATCTTTTCGTTAGCCACCGCGATCCTATTGGGCATCATCTTCGTCAGCGAGGCCGATCGATTGCCCGAAGCGACGGCAGCGATCACCGCCGAGCAGATCGAGCGCGGCGCGCGCGACTATGAGCAGTATTGCGCCACCTGCCACGGCCTGGCCGGTGAGGGCGGCGTCAAGTTCGGCGCGCCACAGCTCAACAACATCGTCCAGCGCTACACGCAGAGCCAGAGCGGGCAGCCCGCGCCGTTCGACCAGCCCAACGGCATCAAAGAAAAATATGGCTCGATGGCGAACTACATCGAGGCGATCCTCTTCTCCGGTATTCGCGGCACGCCGATGCCCGCCTGGGGTCAGCCCCAGGGTCCGCTGCGTCCCGACCAGATCACCAACATCACCACCTATGTTCTGTCGTGGAACGGCAACGTGCCGGAGGCGGCGATCAAGGTCGCGAACCGGGTGGCGACCGAGCAGGCTCCGACCGCCGACCCGAACGCCAATCCGGTCAGCCAGGGCGAGATCGTCTTTACGCAGAAAGGCTGCGTCGGCTGCCACGCCATGACCGATGAGAAGCGAGTCGGGCCGGGCCTCGGCGGTCTGTTCCAGCCGGATGGCACGGCGGCCTTCGGCACTGAGCTACCCAATGGCAAGCCCGTCAACGACGAGAACGTCAAAGAGTGGATTCTCAACGGCTCGGCTGGCTTCCCCGAAAACAATAACGACTTGCAGGGTAACGACTACCCGCCGATGCCTGGCTTCGCGCTCACCGACGAAGAGTACGAGACGCTGTCGGTCTGGCTCAAGGCGCATAACCGCGATGGATCGCTGACCGAAGAGGCGCAGCAGATCATCGAGCAGGCCAAGCAGGGCACCGGCACGGGTGAGCAGCCGCCGACCGCACAGCCGACCGGGCAGGCAAACCAGCCGGGCGCGCCGAACTCGCCCGCCGGGCCGGGATCGACCGCAACGCCGTAACGTGTAGCGTCGCCGTCGTCGGGCGCGCCGCCGCGCTGAGTGGCACTGCCC
The DNA window shown above is from Herpetosiphonaceae bacterium and carries:
- a CDS encoding cytochrome c, giving the protein MTRNILIATIFSLATAILLGIIFVSEADRLPEATAAITAEQIERGARDYEQYCATCHGLAGEGGVKFGAPQLNNIVQRYTQSQSGQPAPFDQPNGIKEKYGSMANYIEAILFSGIRGTPMPAWGQPQGPLRPDQITNITTYVLSWNGNVPEAAIKVANRVATEQAPTADPNANPVSQGEIVFTQKGCVGCHAMTDEKRVGPGLGGLFQPDGTAAFGTELPNGKPVNDENVKEWILNGSAGFPENNNDLQGNDYPPMPGFALTDEEYETLSVWLKAHNRDGSLTEEAQQIIEQAKQGTGTGEQPPTAQPTGQANQPGAPNSPAGPGSTATP
- a CDS encoding cytochrome bc complex cytochrome b subunit; this translates as MATRPARRPQGPAQRLKGALVEASRSIFPSMGAAEWRSVIRGEPAPRPNPRMRVHSNSFWYHIRPRALPQEATAWYYTFGLGWMSFFFFMLESVTGAILMVYYTPSPLQAYADMQKIISDVPLGRLLRNMHRLGAHFMVAIVILHMMRTYFTASYKAPRQFIWVTGIVLLIMTLVLSFSGYLLPWDQLAYWAVTIGSSMADAAPLFGSAANLLLRGGVDIGAGTLLRFYLLHVFALPALTILFISIHYYAVRKQELSPIHELFAPDHPKGWGKPTRRKVPFLPDQVFFEVALVLLLTFAFVAINYFFWDAKLESHANPGVTPQHTKAPWYFLWLQGMLKFGDKILFGLVLGPMVLVLPIVLPYLDRNPSRRFADRKVAITSGIIAMIFFGYVTYAGLPTYGIQQSGSQEILTEFVPIEGEGIVDEVPWSALPETPVVYEVRVQNGGVSHTITDLDGNVVEESALTAETRHLFEEFEEAVVHWTEIDPRFLNPVARLSVEPWTYVHDERTREVVNGPDGKPAVAVKRASVVLNFQSTEVDPNTNKVKALTNEDGSPQISTSQQTDFLHRDSHHNQLEENASAPREASK
- a CDS encoding LAGLIDADG family homing endonuclease, with translation MATTEQRRSTATKRNGNGQATPPRAVLNELGEKIFLDRYALKDMTKKSLAVGDTVIVCVNQKTRQREIGTVRSLSNGRVSIELRDGTLTEQGIEDVDKPLETRPEQMMERVARGIAAIETSDEKQREWEANFGWLLDDWRFVPGGRILTAAGTDQQLTFYNCMPPEQEILTATGYRPIAEVNVGDLVVTHRNRLRRVLHTFERETEEQIYIFKTKKLGYDDLRVTGEHKVLAIRSEWVNKYKSRDGLRLQQEAQWIPARELKPGDFLAAAYNGEETPVDPIYISEHIAGYEQRDGKLFKPQQRSDDHGHLKAGGTRYDVKDRLVIDADLCYLFGRWLGDGNVNHRSQTNIPSGIKIVFGLDESEEAEHIARIIQDKFGVPTALKLSSTERWLDLWANSMALGQFFKAFFGCYSYGKRIPAHLLQLPHDLTLALLKGLFTADGYISDNKLGILLSNRVLATQVHQLLLRLGYLFSIKENTHRLGRRPAYRIQATAHECGPLFKDFFGVEAPAHEIDLKYYFEHDGLRWLRIDEIAIEDYSGVVLDIEVEDDHSFVSAGVVVSNCYVVPSPHDSRRGIVETLSQMMEIMSRGGGVGINLSTLRPRHAYVKGVNGRSSGSVSWGGLYSFVTGLIEQGGCLTPDTLVFTEKGLLRLDEMVEHPKRGWREQQLVVMTDEGQRLSRQVFNNGVADVLTVNTDMGLTITGTPNHKVKVMTRTGPQWRRLDELQRDDAILVKLGQHAGKLQTLQKPDHRHHNQDIVDLPQVLDEELAFFLGYMAGDGFMTAKEGDWRLGVAVAHDSYLIDEMPALIARLFKGVNVRAQQKENDASLIYLISNRTVKEFLRINGLDKARSADVCVPRLIRQSPPQVVGAFLRGLFEADGSPSHGYPSLASTSKRLIDEVATLLIGLGCPVTIGQQSGSAEGYGSKTIWRLRVHSFLGLANWQAMIGCDSRSRFAPCLDFAPDLSREVSYTLPQAEYWAEPVLSATALPQIDHRATGQRITSTDAALRRKLLRSTRGDHNLTLSAYASLSESHPAFAEHAPAVDDLWFVSVESVQPAGQSLTLDLEVDDNHTYLANGLVTHNSRRGALMLILNVWHPDVLDFINAKREMGKITNANISVGITDPFMEAVKADADWELVFPDPQHPDYDTQWKGDMEAWRAAGRPVNVYKTVKAREIWNNIIESAWASAEPGVWFMDRANKMSNSFYFSPLICTNPCVTGDTLLYTAKGLIRAQDLFEDGGNVEAVIDGRFGHDQTATTASHVFRTGTKTVYRLQTREGYYLRATADHRVMTPSGWVELQHLQPGDKVHILNRKGGFGHEGSLELGRTLGWLVGDGTIKQDRAVLSFFGAEKQELAPLFASHVNTVVAPLTTKARTYEVGVVTVQGRDEARVQSERLLTVAKQYGLAEKKHRVPEVVFKGTEEMQRGFLQALFTADGSVLYTVTKGIDVRLASNSIILLEGVQQLLLNFGIASRIYRNRRHAQERNLPDGKGGMKAYWCEAQHELAISKQNLDLFASTIGFLMKYKQERLQECLDQRKRGPYTEHFTATVETIAEDG
- a CDS encoding ubiquinol-cytochrome c reductase iron-sulfur subunit, which produces MAIESEPRNAGRRIITQAEAEAIAAKARPDQPPPQRKSRLALTRREALVYALAGSSALVLATASAGLVQPDPTNDPTLSAITPEFIKQNVPGGFAYPRFKEGEFGGKFTLAKKANEYTVNDPPDLNATGKFYIVKVAEPVSTTEGVVAQQGVQAIYQVCTHLGCLIPFQKAENRFICPCHGSTFERNSDYVRGPAARNLDQFVLEVGGDGTIVVDTGKRRQGAPA